The following coding sequences are from one Nicotiana tomentosiformis chromosome 3, ASM39032v3, whole genome shotgun sequence window:
- the LOC104093186 gene encoding protein neprosin-like, whose translation MAASLWNPHVEGQQHSACRLKIQKGSDIVQVGWRVDPTLYGDTKTRLFIHFRAGNIHCFNILCPGFVLVNTKIPIDMLYDTISQIGEASWEDTMSIDRDLVNGNWWLLLEEDYKQIGFWPQRIFTDLKSFAINVEWGGVVYSPTGVPGPPMGSGLLPIENTGHETYCRKITVLNDKGETIDEDKTTAYADNPNLYKVVDIPHWQAAKHQHFILYGGPGENRQV comes from the exons ATGGCAGCTAGTTTATGGAATCCTCACGTTGAAGGTCAGCAACATAGTGCATGTCGATTGAAAATTCAAAAAGGGTCAGATATTGTACAAGTTGGATGGAGA GTGGATCCAACACTTTACGGGGATACTAAAACTAGGCTATTTATACATTTTCGG GCTGGTAATATACATTGCTTCAATATACTATGCCCTGGCTTTGTATTGGTGAACACTAAGATACCTATTGATATGCTATACGATACTATTTCACAAATTGGAGAAGCTTCATGGGAGGACACCATGTCCATCGATCGG gatttagTCAACGGGAATTGGTGGCTCTTGCTTGAAGAGGACTATAAACAAATTGGATTTTGGCCTCAAAGGATCTTCACTGATTTAAAAAGCTTTGCTATAAATGTTGAGTGGGGAGGAGTAGTATATAGTCCTACAGGTGTGCCCGGACCCCCAATGGGCTCCGGACTTTTACCCATTGAAAACACAGGTCATGAAACTTATTGTAGAAAGATTACAGTTCTAAATGATAAAGGTGAGACCATTGATGAAGATAAAACTACTGCATATGCAGACAATCCTAATTTATACAAGGTTGTTGATATACCTCATTGGCAAGCTGCAAAGCATCAACATTTTATACTCTATGGGGGACCTGGTGAGAATAGACAAGTCTAG